One stretch of Gemmatimonadaceae bacterium DNA includes these proteins:
- the kdpC gene encoding potassium-transporting ATPase subunit KdpC: MLRNQLRPAIVITLALCVITGIIYPGAVTAVAQLLFPRQANGSLIRGADGAPIGSALIGQQFARPEYFHPRPSAAGAGYDDTLSAGSNLGPTSAKLDSLVAARVDTVVAQDGGVKGKIPSDMVTASGSGLDPDISPADAFLQVERVARARHADSAAVRALVDRHVQGRQFGLFGEPRVHVLELNLDLDRSFPLHAAASHDR; this comes from the coding sequence GTGCTCCGTAACCAACTCCGCCCCGCGATCGTGATCACGCTCGCGCTCTGTGTGATCACCGGCATCATCTACCCGGGCGCCGTCACCGCCGTGGCCCAGTTGTTGTTCCCGCGACAGGCCAACGGCTCGCTGATCCGCGGCGCCGACGGCGCCCCGATCGGGAGCGCGCTCATCGGCCAGCAGTTCGCGCGCCCCGAGTACTTCCATCCGCGCCCGTCGGCCGCCGGCGCGGGCTACGACGACACGCTGTCGGCCGGGAGCAACCTCGGCCCCACGAGCGCAAAGCTGGATTCGCTCGTCGCGGCGCGCGTGGACACCGTCGTCGCGCAGGACGGCGGCGTGAAGGGAAAGATCCCGTCCGACATGGTCACGGCGTCGGGCTCGGGCCTGGACCCAGACATCTCGCCCGCCGACGCGTTCCTGCAGGTGGAGCGCGTGGCGCGGGCCCGGCACGCCGACAGCGCCGCGGTACGGGCGCTCGTCGACCGCCACGTGCAGGGCCGCCAGTTCGGCCTGTTCGGCGAGCCGCGCGTCCACGTGCTGGAACTCAACCTCGACCTGGATCGATCGTTCCCGCTGCATGCCGCGGCGTCGCACGATCGATGA
- a CDS encoding outer membrane beta-barrel protein, with translation MKRLLTIVFLALAVRAQGQTATDTTHAGPAAAATRPALFGGFTFSGYAEASYQYSTHPAGTTIAGHLYDRFQNQFSLDALDLVADRPYDARTWSAGVHAEVLLGQNAAVVQSRGLALGPQGDLTQLYVSLNVPTPNGNGLQFQFGKFATLLGLEVIEDVANPAWSGGNQFIFLEDFTSTGAQISYRFGPHADAQLRVTNGWDAVEARNSGKTVLGRLGLYPDSTSSVSVFGYSGAEELDNASALRSGSEILLWKKFAPSWNAWLQADYGREMANAALADSTRDAQWWAFGAWLAHDFSSTVGLAARGDYTADANGARTSGSLGFPANTGQRLYSATLTLNLRAWPGTLVRPEVRWDGSTIAAFGGHRSQLTAGLGVAYLF, from the coding sequence ATGAAACGACTGCTGACCATCGTCTTCCTGGCCCTCGCCGTACGCGCGCAGGGCCAGACCGCCACTGACACGACCCACGCGGGACCTGCCGCGGCCGCGACGCGGCCCGCTCTCTTTGGCGGATTCACGTTCAGCGGATACGCCGAGGCATCCTATCAGTATTCCACGCACCCCGCGGGCACGACGATCGCGGGCCACCTCTACGACCGGTTCCAGAACCAGTTCTCGCTCGACGCACTCGATCTCGTGGCCGATCGCCCGTACGACGCTCGCACGTGGAGCGCCGGCGTACACGCCGAGGTCCTGCTCGGGCAGAATGCCGCGGTCGTGCAGTCCCGCGGACTGGCGCTCGGGCCGCAGGGTGACCTCACCCAGCTCTACGTTTCCCTCAACGTGCCGACGCCGAATGGGAACGGGCTCCAGTTCCAGTTCGGCAAGTTCGCCACGTTGCTGGGACTCGAGGTGATCGAGGACGTGGCGAATCCCGCCTGGTCCGGCGGCAACCAGTTCATCTTCCTCGAGGACTTCACGTCCACTGGGGCGCAGATTTCCTACCGGTTCGGGCCGCACGCCGACGCGCAGCTCCGCGTCACCAACGGCTGGGACGCCGTCGAGGCGCGGAACTCGGGTAAGACCGTGCTCGGCCGTCTTGGCCTCTATCCCGATTCGACTTCTTCCGTATCGGTGTTCGGCTACTCGGGCGCCGAGGAGTTGGACAATGCGTCGGCGCTCCGATCGGGCTCCGAGATCCTGCTCTGGAAGAAGTTCGCACCGAGCTGGAACGCATGGCTGCAGGCCGACTATGGCCGCGAAATGGCCAACGCGGCCCTGGCCGACTCGACCCGTGACGCGCAGTGGTGGGCATTCGGCGCATGGCTCGCCCACGACTTCTCGTCCACCGTCGGGCTGGCCGCGCGCGGCGATTACACGGCCGACGCCAACGGCGCCCGCACCAGCGGGTCGCTGGGCTTCCCGGCCAACACCGGCCAACGCCTGTATTCGGCGACGCTCACCCTCAACCTGCGTGCCTGGCCCGGAACGCTGGTGCGCCCCGAGGTCCGATGGGATGGATCCACGATCGCCGCGTTCGGCGGCCATCGATCCCAACTCACGGCCGGGCTCGGCGTGGCGTACCTTTTCTGA
- a CDS encoding universal stress protein, with translation MGASLPGDDPKLTPSSDFLTLVRQRERGKLKLYIGSAAGVGKTYRMLAEAHQLRARDVDVVIGFIETHGREETAAQVGDLEVIPRRRIEYRHVWLEEMDGDAIVTRNPEVAIVDELAHTNVPGSPRAKRWEDVIWLLDNGISVISAVNVQHLESLNDIVAETLGVIVRETLPDWVLGLADQVVNLDISAEDLRQRLIEGKIYAREKVPAALANFFTPENLSTLRELALREVASSVDRSREETARRERGAAGAKRTVDRLLVAMSSNPPYTAALLRRASRIAGRLNTDWYCVYVQTPEESADRIDATIQRKLVENIQLAQTMGAEIVQLRGADVAATLLEFARARGVTLILTGQSRRSRWQHFVRKSVVDRLISNALGIDVLVVSFTGPESGS, from the coding sequence ATGGGCGCATCCTTGCCGGGTGACGATCCGAAGCTGACGCCGTCGTCCGATTTCCTCACCCTCGTTCGCCAGCGCGAACGCGGCAAGCTCAAGCTGTATATCGGGTCGGCCGCCGGCGTGGGCAAGACGTACCGGATGCTCGCCGAGGCCCACCAGCTACGGGCACGCGATGTGGACGTGGTGATCGGATTCATAGAGACGCACGGCCGCGAGGAGACGGCGGCGCAGGTCGGCGATCTCGAGGTGATCCCGCGGCGCCGCATCGAATACCGCCACGTCTGGCTCGAAGAGATGGACGGCGACGCCATCGTCACGCGCAATCCGGAAGTGGCGATCGTCGACGAGCTGGCGCACACCAACGTGCCAGGGTCGCCGCGAGCCAAGCGCTGGGAAGACGTCATCTGGCTGCTCGACAACGGCATCAGCGTCATCTCGGCCGTGAATGTGCAGCACCTCGAATCGCTCAACGACATCGTCGCCGAGACGCTGGGCGTGATCGTGCGCGAGACGCTCCCCGACTGGGTGCTCGGGCTGGCTGATCAGGTGGTGAATCTCGACATCTCGGCGGAGGATCTTCGCCAGCGGCTCATCGAGGGAAAGATCTACGCCCGCGAGAAGGTCCCGGCCGCGCTCGCCAATTTCTTCACGCCGGAGAACCTGAGCACGCTCCGCGAACTGGCGCTGCGCGAAGTCGCCAGTTCCGTGGACCGGTCCCGCGAGGAGACCGCACGACGCGAGCGGGGTGCGGCCGGCGCCAAGCGCACCGTGGACCGCCTGCTCGTCGCGATGTCCAGCAACCCGCCCTACACCGCCGCTCTCCTCCGCCGCGCCAGCCGCATCGCCGGTCGCCTCAACACGGATTGGTATTGCGTATACGTCCAGACACCTGAGGAGAGCGCCGATCGCATCGATGCCACCATCCAGCGCAAACTGGTGGAGAACATCCAACTCGCGCAAACCATGGGTGCCGAGATCGTGCAACTGCGCGGGGCCGACGTCGCCGCCACCCTCCTGGAGTTTGCCCGCGCCCGCGGCGTCACGCTCATTCTCACCGGCCAGAGCCGCCGATCTCGCTGGCAGCACTTCGTGCGGAAATCGGTGGTCGACCGGCTGATCTCGAACGCCCTTGGCATCGATGTCCTGGTCGTCTCGTTCACCGGCCCGGAGTCGGGATCGTGA